A single genomic interval of Streptomyces sp. NBC_00663 harbors:
- a CDS encoding TerC/Alx family metal homeostasis membrane protein yields the protein MDVSVTLWVLTIVGLAALIAVDFFIGRKPHDVSIKEAGIWTVVWIALAGLFGLGLLIFGGGQAGGEFFAGFITEKSLSVDNLFVFVLIMAKFAVPSQYQQRVLLVGVLIALVLRAIFIAAGAAILASFAWVFYLFGAFLIWTAWKLIQEARADEEDEEFEENKLLKAAERRFGVADRYHGTKLWIEENGKRVMTPMLVVMLAIGTTDVLFALDSIPAIFGLTQDPYIVFTANAFALMGLRQLYFLIGGLLKKLVHLSYGLSIILGFIGVKLVLHALHESGVHVPEISIPVSLGVICGVLVVTTITSLRATRKQAAAEAAQTRSDGAPKDSIDA from the coding sequence GTGGATGTTTCTGTGACCCTATGGGTCCTGACCATCGTGGGCCTCGCCGCCCTCATCGCGGTCGACTTCTTCATCGGCCGCAAGCCGCACGACGTGTCCATCAAGGAAGCCGGGATCTGGACGGTCGTCTGGATCGCCCTGGCCGGCCTCTTCGGCCTCGGCCTGCTGATCTTCGGCGGGGGCCAGGCCGGCGGGGAGTTCTTCGCGGGCTTCATCACCGAGAAGTCCCTGAGCGTCGACAACCTCTTCGTCTTCGTCCTGATCATGGCGAAGTTCGCGGTGCCCTCGCAGTACCAGCAGCGGGTGCTCCTCGTCGGTGTCCTCATAGCCCTGGTCCTGCGGGCCATCTTCATCGCCGCGGGCGCCGCCATCCTCGCCAGCTTCGCGTGGGTCTTCTACCTCTTCGGCGCCTTCCTGATCTGGACCGCCTGGAAGCTCATCCAGGAGGCCCGGGCCGACGAGGAGGACGAGGAGTTCGAGGAGAACAAGCTGCTCAAGGCCGCCGAGCGCCGCTTCGGCGTGGCCGACCGCTACCACGGCACCAAGCTGTGGATCGAGGAGAACGGCAAGCGGGTCATGACCCCGATGCTCGTCGTGATGCTCGCGATCGGCACCACCGACGTGCTCTTCGCCCTCGACTCCATCCCCGCGATCTTCGGCCTGACCCAGGACCCGTACATCGTCTTCACGGCCAACGCGTTCGCCCTGATGGGTCTGCGTCAGCTGTACTTCCTCATCGGCGGTCTGCTGAAGAAGCTGGTCCACCTCAGCTACGGCCTGTCGATCATCCTCGGCTTCATCGGCGTCAAGCTGGTGCTGCACGCGCTGCACGAGTCCGGGGTCCATGTCCCCGAGATCAGCATCCCGGTCTCTCTCGGCGTGATCTGCGGCGTCCTGGTCGTCACCACGATCACCAGCCTCCGCGCCACCCGGAAGCAGGCGGCGGCCGAGGCGGCGCAGACGCGGAGCGATGGCGCTCCGAAGGACAGCATCGACGCCTGA
- a CDS encoding ABC transporter substrate-binding protein, translating to MHLAPSALRRAVAAGTIALLATAVGCAPQPEEDSAAKPSGSTKGTACTKGKLATKTSGKLTIATDEPAYEPWFKDDKPANGKGFESAVAYAVAERLGYDKSAVVWQSVPFNKAFAPGEKTFDFDINQVSISAERKKAVDFSSGYYDVRQAVIALKGSKAAKATSIADLKGLKLGAQVGTTSLNYIEDVVKPTQQAAAYAKNDQAKSALKNGQVDAIVVDLPTAFYITAAEVTDAEIVGQFENQSGTPEQFGLVLDKGSALTSCVTDAVDTLRKDGTLAKIEQQWLSDAVDAPVLK from the coding sequence ATGCACCTCGCCCCCAGCGCCCTGCGCCGCGCCGTAGCCGCCGGAACGATAGCCCTGCTCGCCACCGCCGTCGGCTGCGCTCCGCAGCCCGAGGAGGACTCGGCGGCCAAGCCCTCGGGGTCGACGAAGGGCACCGCGTGCACCAAGGGCAAGCTCGCCACCAAGACGTCCGGCAAGCTGACGATCGCCACCGACGAGCCGGCGTACGAGCCCTGGTTCAAGGACGACAAGCCCGCCAACGGCAAGGGATTCGAGTCCGCGGTCGCCTACGCGGTGGCGGAGCGGCTCGGTTACGACAAGAGCGCCGTCGTCTGGCAGAGCGTCCCCTTCAACAAGGCGTTCGCGCCCGGGGAGAAGACGTTCGACTTCGACATCAACCAGGTGTCGATCAGCGCCGAGCGCAAGAAGGCCGTGGACTTCTCGTCCGGCTACTACGACGTGCGCCAAGCCGTCATCGCCCTCAAGGGCTCCAAGGCCGCCAAGGCGACGAGCATCGCGGACCTCAAGGGCCTCAAGCTGGGCGCCCAGGTCGGCACCACCAGCCTGAACTACATCGAGGACGTGGTGAAGCCGACGCAGCAGGCCGCCGCCTACGCCAAGAACGACCAGGCCAAGTCCGCCCTGAAGAACGGCCAGGTGGACGCCATCGTCGTGGACCTGCCGACCGCCTTCTACATCACGGCGGCCGAGGTGACGGACGCCGAGATCGTCGGCCAGTTCGAGAACCAGAGCGGCACTCCGGAGCAGTTCGGGCTCGTCCTCGACAAGGGCAGCGCGCTCACGTCCTGCGTGACCGACGCCGTGGACACCCTGCGCAAGGACGGCACGCTGGCGAAGATCGAGCAGCAGTGGCTGTCCGACGCCGTCGACGCCCCGGTGCTCAAGTGA
- a CDS encoding S66 family peptidase — MTTISYPPKPSPGDRIAVISPGAGLPGLFPRPYELGLERLREEFGLVPVEYPTTRRMGATPRERAADVNAAFADPDIKVIMASIGGDDQITVLPFLDRELIRANPKPFFGMSDNTNLLAFLSNTGIVGYHGAAVMTALGRPVAMDTLTAESLRAALFTSGEYELAPAEHWNDVNRDWADPATFETAPQTRPGDGWSWVNPDRVIEGRSWGGCLEILGWLLMADREIARDLSAYDGGVLLLETSEELPSGEEVFRTLRNMGERGLLQRFSALLMGRAKTWSFERPNSPEEADRYAAEQREAVLRAMRVYAPDTTIVFDVDFGHTDPQLVIPYGGLVRVDGPARRITVTY, encoded by the coding sequence ATGACGACGATCTCGTACCCGCCCAAGCCCTCCCCCGGTGACCGTATAGCCGTCATCTCGCCCGGCGCCGGGCTGCCCGGGCTCTTCCCGCGCCCGTACGAACTGGGGCTGGAGCGACTGCGCGAGGAGTTCGGCCTCGTACCCGTCGAGTACCCGACGACGCGCAGGATGGGCGCGACCCCGCGGGAGCGGGCCGCCGACGTCAACGCCGCCTTCGCCGACCCGGACATCAAGGTGATCATGGCCTCGATCGGGGGCGACGACCAGATCACCGTACTGCCGTTCCTGGACCGGGAGTTGATCCGGGCGAACCCGAAGCCGTTCTTCGGGATGAGCGACAACACCAACCTGCTGGCCTTTCTGAGCAACACCGGCATCGTCGGCTACCACGGCGCGGCCGTGATGACCGCGCTCGGGCGTCCGGTGGCCATGGACACGCTCACCGCCGAGTCGCTGCGGGCCGCGCTGTTCACCTCCGGAGAGTACGAACTCGCGCCCGCCGAGCACTGGAACGACGTCAACCGGGACTGGGCGGACCCGGCGACCTTCGAGACGGCACCGCAGACCCGGCCCGGCGACGGCTGGAGCTGGGTCAACCCCGACCGGGTGATCGAGGGCCGCAGTTGGGGCGGCTGCCTGGAGATCCTGGGATGGCTGCTGATGGCCGACCGCGAGATCGCACGCGACCTGAGCGCGTACGACGGCGGAGTGCTGCTCCTGGAGACCTCCGAGGAACTGCCCAGCGGCGAGGAGGTCTTCCGCACCCTGCGCAACATGGGCGAGCGCGGCCTGCTCCAGCGTTTCTCCGCGCTTCTGATGGGGCGCGCGAAGACCTGGTCCTTCGAGCGGCCCAACAGCCCGGAGGAAGCCGACCGTTACGCGGCTGAGCAGCGCGAAGCGGTACTCCGTGCGATGCGCGTGTACGCCCCCGACACCACGATCGTCTTCGACGTGGACTTCGGCCACACCGATCCTCAACTGGTGATCCCCTACGGCGGTCTCGTACGCGTCGACGGTCCCGCCCGGCGCATCACGGTCACCTACTGA
- a CDS encoding TerD family protein, translated as MTVNMTKGQAISLQKNDGGSLTAVRMGLGWQAAPRRGLFGSRTREIDLDASAVLFADKQPVDVVFFRHLVSDDGSVRHTGDNLVGGVGQGGDDEAILVDLARVPVHIDQIVFTVNSFTGQTFQEVQNAFCRLVDETNGQELARYTLAGGGAYTAQIMAKVHRTGPGWTMTALGTPANGRTFQDLMPAILPHL; from the coding sequence GTGACCGTCAACATGACCAAGGGTCAGGCCATCAGTCTGCAAAAGAACGACGGCGGCAGCCTGACCGCGGTGCGCATGGGTCTCGGCTGGCAGGCGGCTCCCCGTCGCGGCCTGTTCGGCTCGCGCACCCGCGAGATCGACCTGGACGCCTCCGCCGTCCTGTTCGCGGACAAGCAGCCCGTCGACGTCGTCTTCTTCCGCCACCTGGTGAGCGACGACGGCTCGGTGCGCCACACCGGCGACAACCTCGTCGGCGGTGTCGGACAGGGCGGCGACGACGAGGCGATCCTCGTCGACCTGGCGCGCGTCCCGGTCCACATCGACCAGATCGTCTTCACCGTGAACTCCTTCACGGGCCAGACCTTCCAGGAAGTGCAGAACGCGTTCTGCCGTCTCGTCGACGAGACCAACGGCCAGGAGCTGGCCCGCTACACGCTGGCGGGCGGCGGCGCCTACACGGCCCAGATCATGGCCAAGGTGCACCGCACCGGCCCCGGCTGGACGATGACGGCCCTCGGCACCCCGGCCAACGGCCGCACCTTCCAGGACCTGATGCCGGCGATCCTGCCGCACCTGTAG
- a CDS encoding amino acid ABC transporter permease: MTLTKDESGAETPDPVDAYTPSARRLERERHQRARSRRATAIAAVSTLVTAVVLYLVVVNAPGWPRTKETFFNGQYAREALPKILEGLWLNVRLLLICGAAVLVLGMLIAVARTLRGPVFFPLRVLAAAYTDFFRGLPLIINLMIVVLGVPALRLQGVTVDPVWLGGTALTLTYSAYVAEVFRAGIESIHPSQRAAARSLGLSNRQALRYVVLPQAVRRQVPPLLNDLVSLQKDTGLVSIGGAVDAVRAADIIVGRSLNYTPYIVAGLVFVALTIPMTRFTDWVTARMDRQRAQGGTT; this comes from the coding sequence GTGACGCTCACGAAGGACGAGTCCGGCGCGGAGACGCCGGACCCGGTCGACGCGTACACGCCCTCCGCGCGGCGACTGGAACGCGAGCGCCACCAGCGCGCCCGCTCCCGCCGCGCCACGGCGATCGCCGCGGTCTCGACGCTCGTGACGGCGGTCGTCCTCTATCTGGTCGTCGTCAACGCGCCCGGCTGGCCGCGCACCAAGGAGACCTTCTTCAACGGGCAGTACGCGCGCGAGGCGCTGCCCAAGATCCTCGAAGGGCTCTGGCTCAACGTCCGGCTGCTGCTGATCTGCGGCGCGGCCGTGCTCGTCCTCGGCATGCTCATCGCCGTGGCCCGTACGCTGCGCGGCCCGGTGTTCTTCCCGCTGCGGGTGCTGGCCGCCGCCTACACGGACTTCTTCCGCGGACTTCCGCTCATCATCAACCTCATGATCGTCGTCCTGGGCGTTCCCGCGCTGCGGCTCCAGGGCGTGACGGTCGACCCGGTGTGGCTGGGCGGCACGGCGCTGACACTGACGTACTCGGCGTACGTCGCCGAGGTGTTCCGCGCCGGCATCGAGTCCATCCACCCCTCGCAGCGCGCCGCGGCCCGCTCCCTCGGCCTCTCCAACCGGCAGGCGCTGCGGTACGTGGTGCTGCCGCAGGCGGTGCGCCGTCAGGTGCCGCCGCTGCTCAACGACCTGGTGTCGCTACAGAAGGACACCGGGCTCGTGTCGATCGGCGGCGCGGTGGACGCCGTACGGGCCGCCGACATCATCGTGGGCCGCAGCCTCAACTACACGCCGTACATCGTCGCGGGCCTGGTGTTCGTGGCGCTGACCATCCCGATGACCCGCTTCACGGACTGGGTGACGGCTCGGATGGACCGTCAGCGGGCCCAGGGAGGCACCACATGA
- a CDS encoding TerD family protein, with amino-acid sequence MTAELVRGQNHPLSQARLEIRVSAGKPIVAGVTLSDEHGKVHGVEWVAHPGAPTLPGLEVSRQAAADHRLAVDLDAVPEAVHRVSVLLALPTGVGGPTRFGGLAAPFLAVTGLDGSEVANYTITGLEAESAVVALELYRRQGAWKVRAVGQGYAGGLADLLADQGLPQAPQLAGSINDAVAQGLARSVQAPRTDGDRTRHAATPTLGADQGGAATQGAVPPPASPYGTQAPGAPGQPTSPYGAQAPGTPGQPPASPYDPPAAADPPTGAHQGPTTGGTVNYSHPRRQTSAPPPPPPTAPPAQPGQPAQPVAGDATGWSMDERLYNQVWGMFEDLARTMAAYRSAVDFADSRMEKELDQALSDPRSRIGGQSDAARETARARHTDLVDQARAALDRDLAQLAAEADVVEPALPAAFARWDNPVWHGHRVPMEIPMALRLGDLHLPEAPQLRIPMLVRLPLERGLWIDSGRADSLDGSYHDSHELKRLAMETAVAHAARLLAVYPAGEFTVHVIDPAGSGGQALVPLVQTGVLAGPPALGAAGVSDVLARLTQRVDLVQMAVRAGAPDSLPPGFDTSEQLLIVNDFPHGFDDRAVTQLRYLADEGPAVGVHLMMVADREEASAYGPLLDPLWRSLLRLTPVPDDHLADPWVGHAWTYEPALVPPGSQVLQRVLSQLAAARTKYT; translated from the coding sequence ATGACGGCCGAGCTGGTGCGGGGGCAGAACCACCCGCTCTCCCAGGCCCGTCTCGAGATCCGGGTCTCGGCCGGCAAGCCGATCGTGGCCGGCGTGACGCTCAGCGACGAGCACGGCAAGGTCCATGGCGTCGAATGGGTGGCCCACCCGGGCGCCCCCACCCTCCCGGGCCTGGAGGTCTCCCGCCAGGCCGCCGCCGACCACCGCCTCGCGGTGGACCTCGACGCCGTGCCGGAAGCCGTGCACCGGGTGAGCGTGCTGCTCGCCCTGCCCACCGGAGTGGGCGGCCCCACCCGGTTCGGCGGTCTCGCCGCCCCCTTCCTCGCGGTCACCGGCCTCGACGGCTCCGAGGTCGCCAACTACACCATCACCGGCCTGGAGGCCGAGTCCGCCGTCGTCGCCCTGGAGCTCTACCGCCGTCAGGGCGCCTGGAAGGTCCGCGCCGTCGGCCAGGGATACGCCGGCGGCCTCGCCGACCTCCTCGCCGACCAGGGACTGCCCCAGGCCCCCCAACTGGCCGGCAGCATCAACGACGCCGTGGCCCAGGGCCTCGCCCGCTCGGTCCAGGCACCCCGCACCGACGGCGACCGCACCCGGCACGCGGCGACCCCGACCCTCGGCGCCGACCAGGGCGGCGCGGCGACTCAGGGCGCCGTACCCCCGCCCGCGTCGCCGTACGGCACCCAGGCACCGGGCGCACCCGGCCAGCCCACCTCTCCCTACGGTGCCCAGGCACCCGGCACCCCCGGGCAGCCGCCCGCCTCGCCCTACGACCCTCCGGCCGCAGCGGACCCGCCCACCGGCGCCCACCAGGGCCCCACCACGGGCGGCACCGTCAACTACAGCCATCCGCGCCGCCAGACCAGCGCCCCGCCGCCGCCCCCGCCGACCGCGCCCCCGGCCCAGCCCGGTCAGCCCGCGCAGCCCGTCGCGGGGGACGCGACCGGTTGGTCCATGGACGAGCGGCTCTACAACCAGGTGTGGGGCATGTTCGAGGACCTGGCCCGCACCATGGCCGCGTACCGCAGTGCGGTCGACTTCGCCGACTCCCGTATGGAGAAGGAGCTGGACCAGGCCCTGTCCGACCCGCGCAGCCGGATCGGCGGCCAGAGCGACGCCGCGCGCGAAACGGCCCGCGCCCGGCACACCGATCTCGTCGACCAGGCCCGCGCGGCCCTGGACCGCGACCTCGCCCAGCTCGCCGCCGAGGCCGACGTCGTCGAGCCCGCGCTGCCCGCGGCCTTCGCCCGCTGGGACAACCCGGTCTGGCACGGCCACCGGGTGCCGATGGAGATCCCCATGGCCCTGCGCCTGGGCGACCTGCATCTTCCCGAGGCCCCGCAGCTGCGCATCCCGATGCTGGTCAGACTGCCGCTGGAGCGCGGTCTGTGGATCGACAGCGGGCGAGCCGACTCGCTCGACGGCTCCTACCACGACTCCCACGAACTCAAGCGCCTGGCGATGGAGACCGCGGTGGCGCACGCGGCCCGGCTGCTCGCCGTCTATCCGGCGGGCGAGTTCACCGTGCACGTCATCGACCCGGCCGGCTCGGGCGGGCAGGCGCTCGTACCGCTGGTGCAGACCGGCGTGCTCGCCGGGCCGCCCGCCCTCGGCGCGGCCGGTGTCTCTGACGTCCTGGCCCGGCTCACCCAGCGCGTCGACCTGGTGCAGATGGCGGTGCGCGCGGGCGCGCCCGACTCGCTCCCCCCGGGCTTCGACACCTCCGAGCAGCTGCTGATCGTCAACGACTTCCCGCACGGCTTCGACGACCGTGCCGTGACCCAGCTGCGCTATCTCGCCGACGAGGGTCCGGCGGTCGGCGTCCATCTGATGATGGTGGCGGACCGCGAGGAAGCCTCCGCGTACGGCCCGTTGCTGGACCCGCTGTGGCGTTCGCTGCTGCGACTGACCCCGGTGCCCGACGACCATCTCGCCGACCCGTGGGTGGGGCACGCCTGGACGTACGAGCCCGCGCTCGTGCCGCCGGGCAGCCAGGTGCTCCAGCGGGTGCTCAGTCAGCTGGCAGCGGCCCGCACCAAGTACACGTAA
- a CDS encoding MFS transporter has product MHDVRTVRAPSMLRLAAASLAGTAIEFYDFFVYGTAAALVLGPLFFPTFSPLAGTLAAFGTFGVGFVARPLGSVLFGHIGDRRGRRPVLVLSLLLTGGATVAVGCVPTYDSIGVAAPLLLLVLRFLQGLGLGGEWGGAVLLTAEHAPAERRGLWSSFPQVGPAVGFLLANGVMLALSVTLTDAQFASWGWRVPFWAAGVLAVAGLWLRSSLVESPSFLALDDHARVPLAEVVRDHWRLVLLTAGGLAVGYAIFYAVTTWSLAYGTERLGVSRTVMLACIMAAVVVKGSLTPVVALLGDRYGRRPLCLAGCAAAALWMFPMVALLATGAPLLMFLGFLGAMLAFITMFAVIAAYLPELYEPRVRCTGAAVGYNLGGVLGGALTPIVATALAEQGGRVPWGVGAYLTGIALLSLVCFALLPETRPVGVVAATPVMD; this is encoded by the coding sequence ATGCACGACGTACGCACCGTAAGGGCGCCCTCCATGCTGCGGCTCGCGGCCGCCTCGCTCGCCGGGACGGCCATCGAGTTCTACGACTTCTTCGTCTACGGGACCGCGGCGGCACTGGTCCTGGGGCCGCTGTTCTTCCCGACGTTCTCGCCGCTGGCGGGGACGCTGGCCGCGTTCGGCACGTTCGGCGTGGGGTTCGTCGCCCGGCCGCTGGGGTCGGTGCTGTTCGGACACATCGGCGACCGGCGCGGCCGGCGGCCGGTCCTCGTACTGTCGCTGCTGCTGACCGGCGGTGCCACCGTCGCGGTCGGCTGTGTGCCGACGTACGACTCGATCGGTGTGGCCGCTCCCCTGCTGCTGCTCGTCCTCCGGTTCCTTCAGGGGCTGGGGCTCGGCGGGGAGTGGGGCGGGGCGGTGCTGCTGACGGCGGAGCACGCGCCGGCCGAGCGACGCGGACTGTGGTCGAGCTTCCCGCAGGTCGGGCCCGCGGTGGGCTTCCTGCTCGCCAACGGTGTGATGCTGGCGCTGTCGGTGACGCTCACGGACGCGCAGTTCGCTTCATGGGGGTGGCGGGTTCCGTTCTGGGCGGCGGGCGTGCTGGCCGTCGCCGGGCTGTGGCTGCGGTCGTCGCTCGTCGAGAGTCCGTCCTTCCTCGCACTCGACGACCACGCGCGCGTGCCGCTCGCCGAGGTGGTGCGCGACCACTGGCGGCTCGTCCTGCTGACGGCCGGCGGGCTCGCGGTCGGGTACGCGATCTTCTACGCCGTGACGACCTGGTCCCTCGCCTACGGGACCGAGCGGCTGGGCGTGAGCCGTACGGTGATGCTGGCCTGCATCATGGCCGCGGTCGTGGTGAAGGGCTCGCTCACGCCGGTGGTGGCGCTGCTCGGCGACCGGTACGGGCGGCGACCGCTGTGTCTGGCCGGGTGCGCGGCGGCGGCGCTGTGGATGTTCCCGATGGTCGCGCTCCTCGCGACCGGGGCGCCGCTGCTGATGTTCCTCGGGTTCCTGGGCGCGATGCTCGCGTTCATCACGATGTTCGCGGTGATCGCCGCGTATCTGCCGGAGCTGTACGAGCCGCGGGTGCGCTGCACGGGAGCCGCGGTCGGCTACAACCTCGGCGGGGTCCTCGGAGGCGCGCTCACCCCGATCGTGGCAACGGCGCTGGCCGAGCAGGGCGGTCGGGTGCCGTGGGGGGTGGGGGCGTATCTGACGGGGATCGCGCTGCTCAGTCTGGTCTGCTTCGCGCTGCTGCCGGAGACGCGACCGGTGGGGGTGGTCGCCGCGACCCCGGTCATGGATTGA
- the aroQ gene encoding type II 3-dehydroquinate dehydratase: MPRTLANAPIMILNGPNLNLLGQRQPEIYGKDTLADVESLCAKAAAAHGGTVDFRQSNHEGELVDWIHEARLNHCGIVINPGAYSHTSVAILDALNTCDGLPVLEVHISNIHQRETFRHHSYVSLRADGVIAGCGVQGYVFGVERVAALVGAAQADV, encoded by the coding sequence GTGCCCCGCACCCTGGCCAACGCCCCGATCATGATCCTCAACGGCCCCAATCTGAACCTGCTCGGGCAGCGTCAGCCGGAGATCTACGGCAAGGACACGCTGGCCGACGTCGAGTCCCTGTGCGCCAAGGCGGCGGCCGCGCACGGCGGCACGGTGGACTTCCGTCAGTCCAACCACGAGGGCGAGCTGGTCGACTGGATCCACGAGGCGCGGCTGAACCACTGCGGGATCGTCATCAACCCCGGCGCCTACTCGCACACCTCGGTCGCGATCCTGGACGCCCTCAACACCTGTGACGGACTGCCCGTGTTGGAGGTCCACATCTCCAACATCCACCAGCGCGAGACCTTCCGGCACCACTCGTACGTCTCCCTGCGCGCCGACGGCGTCATCGCGGGCTGCGGGGTGCAGGGGTACGTGTTCGGTGTGGAGCGGGTCGCGGCGCTGGTCGGGGCGGCACAGGCCGACGTGTAA
- a CDS encoding calcium:proton antiporter, protein MIARLRSLTTQWTFLVPVLAVVLLAFTWGRDLPGVVVGLVTVVLAGAVLAAVHHAEVVAHRVGEPFGSLVLAVAVTIIEVALIVTLMADGGSKGSTLARDTVFAAVMITCNGIVGICLLVASLRHGIAVFNPEGTGAALATVATLATLSLVLPTFTTSKPGPEFSGVQLTFAALSSLILYGLFVATQTVRHRDYFLPITRHGEVITADDHADAPSARTTLISLGLLGLALIGVVGLAKGVSPTIESGVEAAGLPHAVVGVIIALLVLLPETIAALRSARRDRVQTSLNLALGSAMASIGLTIPAVALASIWLDGPLVLGLGSTHMVLLALTVVVSSLTVVPGRATPLQGGVHLVLFAAYLELALNP, encoded by the coding sequence ATGATCGCTCGGCTCAGGTCGCTCACCACCCAGTGGACGTTCCTCGTGCCGGTGCTCGCGGTCGTCCTGCTGGCGTTCACCTGGGGGCGTGACCTGCCGGGCGTGGTCGTCGGCCTGGTGACCGTGGTCCTCGCGGGCGCCGTCCTGGCCGCCGTGCACCATGCCGAGGTCGTCGCCCACCGGGTCGGCGAACCCTTCGGCTCGCTCGTCCTCGCGGTCGCCGTCACCATCATCGAGGTCGCGCTGATCGTCACCCTGATGGCCGACGGCGGCAGCAAAGGTTCGACCCTCGCCCGGGACACAGTCTTCGCGGCCGTGATGATCACCTGCAACGGCATCGTCGGCATCTGCCTCCTGGTCGCCTCCCTGCGCCACGGCATCGCGGTCTTCAACCCCGAGGGCACCGGCGCCGCCCTCGCGACCGTCGCCACCCTGGCCACCCTCAGCCTGGTGCTGCCGACGTTCACGACAAGCAAACCGGGCCCGGAGTTCTCCGGCGTCCAGCTGACCTTCGCCGCGCTGTCCTCGCTGATCCTGTACGGCCTGTTCGTCGCCACCCAGACCGTGCGGCACCGCGACTACTTCCTTCCCATCACCCGCCACGGCGAGGTCATCACCGCCGACGACCACGCCGACGCGCCCTCCGCCCGCACCACCCTGATCAGCCTGGGCCTGCTGGGCCTCGCCCTGATCGGCGTCGTGGGACTGGCCAAGGGCGTGTCGCCCACCATCGAGTCCGGAGTGGAGGCGGCCGGCCTCCCGCATGCCGTCGTCGGTGTGATCATCGCCCTGCTGGTCCTGCTCCCCGAGACCATCGCCGCGCTCCGCTCCGCCCGCCGCGACCGGGTGCAGACCAGCCTCAACCTCGCGCTCGGCTCGGCGATGGCCAGCATCGGCCTGACCATCCCCGCCGTCGCCCTGGCCTCCATCTGGCTCGACGGCCCGCTCGTCCTCGGCCTCGGCTCCACCCATATGGTGCTGCTCGCCCTGACCGTGGTCGTGAGCTCCCTGACGGTGGTTCCCGGCCGGGCCACCCCGCTCCAGGGCGGCGTACACCTGGTGCTGTTCGCGGCCTACCTGGAACTGGCGCTCAATCCATGA
- a CDS encoding amino acid ABC transporter ATP-binding protein — translation MSDTPDASAVLRMESVRKTFGDSVVLRDVDLEVAPHTVTALIGASGSGKSTLLRCANLLEEIDDGAIWLDGEEITDPGADQDAVRRRIGVVFQAYNLFPHMTVLENITLAPRRVHGVSRTQAEERGRELLERLGLGGKAGEYPDRLSGGQQQRVAIVRALAVRPRLLLLDEITAALDPELVGEVLTVVRDLKDDGMTMVLATHEMGFARDVADQVCFLDGGVVLERGTAEQIFGDPQQERTQRFLRRIVEAGRL, via the coding sequence ATGAGCGACACCCCCGACGCGTCCGCCGTGCTGCGGATGGAGTCCGTCCGCAAGACCTTCGGTGACTCGGTCGTGCTGCGGGACGTCGACCTGGAGGTCGCCCCGCACACCGTGACCGCGCTGATCGGCGCCTCCGGTTCCGGCAAGTCCACGCTGCTGCGCTGCGCCAACCTCCTGGAGGAGATCGACGACGGCGCGATCTGGCTGGACGGCGAGGAGATCACCGACCCGGGCGCCGACCAGGACGCGGTACGCCGCCGTATCGGCGTGGTCTTCCAGGCGTACAACCTCTTCCCGCACATGACCGTGCTGGAGAACATCACCCTTGCCCCGCGCCGGGTGCACGGGGTGTCCCGCACCCAGGCCGAGGAACGCGGCAGGGAGCTGCTGGAGCGGCTCGGGCTCGGCGGGAAGGCGGGCGAGTACCCGGACCGGCTGAGCGGCGGTCAGCAGCAGCGGGTGGCGATCGTGCGGGCTCTGGCCGTACGTCCCCGGCTGCTGCTGCTCGACGAGATCACCGCCGCCCTCGACCCTGAGCTCGTCGGCGAGGTCCTCACCGTCGTCCGCGATCTGAAGGACGACGGCATGACCATGGTGCTGGCCACGCACGAGATGGGCTTCGCGCGGGACGTCGCCGACCAGGTTTGTTTTCTGGACGGAGGCGTTGTCCTGGAACGCGGGACGGCCGAGCAGATCTTCGGCGACCCGCAGCAGGAGCGCACACAGCGGTTCCTGCGACGGATCGTGGAGGCGGGCCGACTGTAA